One Microvirga thermotolerans DNA window includes the following coding sequences:
- a CDS encoding MFS transporter, translated as MPNPLPPSFRFLARSNLAAQSAEQIGLAAAPLIAVLALGAGPGETGLLAVVQTLPFLLLSFPAGILADRLPRRTLMAAAEGLRVLALLALPLLAAAGWLSIPTLAALGFAAATGTVVFSVAAPALVPSLVGRSLLAKANGQLELARSIAYAAGPALAGSLVGFLGASPTFVLAAALSALAVLLLVRVPETPVAPAARRRLRQDLKEGAAFAWRHPYLRPILLTAVAWNLAWFVLQAAYVPYAARVLGLDAAGIGTSLATYGIGMIAGALAAPRLVGRLTFGAAILVGPIVSVAAAFAMAATLWVPAGALAAFSFFLFGAGPILWTIGQTTLRQTVTPVSLLGRVSALVMTATAGARPIGAAAGAAIGAAYGPEACIAVAAAGFVVQLLVILASPVARLEALPDPVAGPAGS; from the coding sequence ATGCCGAACCCCCTGCCGCCCTCGTTCCGCTTCCTCGCCCGGTCCAACCTCGCCGCACAGTCGGCCGAGCAGATCGGGCTCGCCGCTGCCCCGCTCATCGCCGTCCTCGCCCTCGGCGCCGGTCCCGGCGAGACCGGGCTTCTCGCCGTCGTTCAGACCCTCCCGTTCCTTCTCCTGTCGTTTCCCGCCGGTATCCTGGCCGACCGGCTGCCGCGCCGGACGCTGATGGCCGCCGCGGAGGGGCTCCGGGTCCTCGCCCTGCTGGCCCTGCCGCTCCTTGCGGCGGCAGGATGGCTCTCGATTCCGACCCTGGCGGCCCTCGGCTTCGCGGCGGCGACGGGAACGGTGGTCTTCAGCGTCGCCGCGCCGGCCCTCGTCCCCTCCCTCGTCGGGCGGAGCCTGCTCGCGAAGGCGAACGGGCAGCTCGAACTGGCCCGCAGCATCGCCTATGCGGCGGGCCCGGCCCTGGCGGGGAGCCTCGTCGGCTTCCTCGGAGCCTCGCCGACCTTCGTGCTGGCGGCCGCCCTGTCGGCGCTCGCCGTTCTGCTCCTGGTCCGGGTCCCGGAGACCCCGGTCGCTCCCGCGGCCCGGCGCCGTCTCCGGCAGGACCTGAAGGAGGGGGCCGCCTTCGCCTGGAGACATCCCTACCTCCGGCCGATCCTGCTGACCGCGGTCGCCTGGAACCTCGCCTGGTTCGTGCTCCAGGCGGCCTATGTCCCCTACGCGGCGCGGGTCCTCGGCCTCGATGCGGCGGGCATCGGCACCTCGCTGGCCACCTACGGGATCGGAATGATCGCGGGCGCCCTCGCGGCGCCGCGCCTCGTGGGCCGCCTCACCTTCGGGGCCGCCATCCTCGTGGGCCCCATCGTCTCGGTGGCGGCCGCCTTCGCCATGGCCGCGACCCTCTGGGTGCCGGCCGGGGCGCTCGCGGCCTTCTCGTTCTTCCTGTTCGGCGCAGGCCCCATCCTGTGGACGATCGGCCAGACCACCCTGCGCCAGACCGTGACGCCGGTCTCCCTCCTGGGCCGCGTCTCGGCCCTGGTGATGACCGCGACGGCGGGCGCCCGGCCCATCGGGGCCGCCGCGGGCGCGGCCATCGGCGCGGCCTACGGGCCGGAGGCCTGCATTGCGGTCGCGGCGGCGGGTTTCGTCGTGCAGCTCCTCGTCATCCTCGCCTCGCCGGTGGCGAGGCTCGAGGCCCTGCCGGATCCCGTGGCCGGGCCGGCCGGATCATGA
- the cysK gene encoding cysteine synthase A, which yields MADTVQKPGRGRIYGSITETIGNTPLVRLNRLPKERGVDAEILVKLEFFNPISSVKDRIGVSMIDAMEAAGAIKPGATLVEPTSGNTGIALAFVAAARGYRLILVMPETMSIERRKMLAYLGAELALTPGPLGMKGAIAKAEELLKEIPGAVMPQQFRNPANPEIHRRTTAEEIWNDTGGRLDAFVAGVGTGGTITGVGQVLKPRLASLKVIAVEPEDSPVLSGGQPGPHKIQGIGAGFVPEVLDRSVIDDVVTVGNQTAFDTARQLSKLEGIPGGISTGANVAAALEIAARPEFRGKRIVTVAPSFAERYISSPLFEGL from the coding sequence ATGGCTGACACTGTCCAGAAGCCGGGCCGCGGCCGGATCTACGGCTCCATCACGGAGACCATCGGCAATACCCCTCTCGTCCGTCTGAACCGCCTGCCGAAGGAGCGCGGCGTCGACGCGGAGATCCTGGTCAAGCTCGAGTTCTTTAACCCGATCTCGAGCGTGAAGGACCGCATCGGCGTGAGCATGATCGACGCCATGGAAGCGGCCGGCGCCATCAAGCCGGGCGCCACGCTCGTGGAGCCGACCTCCGGCAACACCGGCATCGCGCTCGCCTTCGTGGCCGCGGCGCGGGGCTATCGCCTCATCCTGGTGATGCCGGAGACCATGTCCATCGAACGCCGCAAGATGCTGGCCTATCTCGGCGCCGAGCTCGCCCTGACGCCGGGGCCCCTGGGCATGAAGGGCGCCATCGCGAAGGCCGAGGAGCTCCTGAAGGAGATCCCGGGCGCAGTGATGCCGCAGCAGTTCCGGAACCCCGCCAACCCGGAGATCCACCGCAGGACCACGGCGGAGGAGATCTGGAACGACACGGGCGGCCGGCTCGACGCCTTCGTCGCCGGCGTGGGCACCGGCGGCACGATCACCGGCGTCGGGCAGGTGCTCAAGCCGCGCTTGGCCAGCCTGAAGGTGATCGCCGTGGAGCCGGAGGATTCACCCGTTCTCTCCGGCGGCCAGCCGGGGCCGCACAAGATCCAGGGCATCGGCGCCGGCTTCGTGCCGGAGGTGCTCGACCGCTCGGTGATCGACGACGTGGTGACCGTCGGGAACCAGACCGCCTTCGACACGGCCCGCCAGCTCTCGAAGCTCGAGGGCATTCCGGGCGGCATCTCCACCGGCGCCAACGTGGCGGCCGCCCTCGAGATCGCGGCGCGTCCGGAATTCCGGGGCAAGCGCATCGTCACCGTCGCTCCCTCGTTCGCCGAGCGCTACATTTCGAGCCCGCTCTTCGAGGGGCTTTGA
- a CDS encoding RrF2 family transcriptional regulator, with protein MNILSRRSLLAIAAVTDIALHARPMPVSAKALAARHNLPPRHLEPVLQALVRNGILKGLRGPRGGYELARERRRITAGDIVRVAMTAYEDEGGSPLPESRLAESVVEPLVRKGIDAFLAELDRVTVEDLCNEAQSETEVEQATPADFTI; from the coding sequence ATGAACATTCTCTCGCGCCGGTCGCTGCTCGCCATCGCGGCCGTCACGGACATCGCGCTGCACGCCCGGCCCATGCCGGTCTCGGCGAAGGCCCTGGCCGCCCGGCACAACCTGCCTCCGCGCCATCTGGAGCCGGTGCTCCAGGCGCTCGTCCGCAACGGCATCCTCAAGGGACTGCGCGGCCCGCGGGGCGGCTACGAGCTCGCCCGCGAGCGGCGGCGGATCACCGCCGGCGACATCGTCCGGGTGGCGATGACCGCCTACGAGGACGAGGGCGGCTCCCCGCTTCCGGAGTCCCGCCTCGCGGAGTCCGTGGTGGAGCCTCTGGTGCGGAAAGGCATCGATGCCTTTCTTGCCGAACTCGACCGGGTCACGGTGGAGGATCTCTGCAACGAAGCGCAGTCCGAGACGGAGGTGGAGCAGGCGACGCCCGCAGATTTCACGATATGA
- the ubiB gene encoding 2-polyprenylphenol 6-hydroxylase: MIGSLVHLFRNLRAGFVLAREGALALIDPNVLPPAARMALRLARLIERRQAGDGAARLSAALTRLGPSYVKFGQFLATRPDIVGVAAARDLEHLQDRMPPFPRKDAVRMVEIALGRPIGELFLEFSEPIAAASIAQVHKAVIRTPEGPQTVAVKVVRPGVREGFARDLQAMRAAARLVERLVPDAKRLKPVEVVEALARSVAVEMDLRLEAAAVSELGENTRDDPDFRVPKPEWDLTARDVLTITWIDGIRLNDVAGIEAAGFDRVALARTVIQSFLRHAIRDGFFHADMHPGNLFVDPQGRLVAVDFGIMGRLGMKERRFLAEILLGFIRRDYLRVARVHFEAGYVPPHHSVEDFAQALRAIGEPIHDRRADEISMAKLLSLLFEITALFDMATRIELVMLQKTMVVVEGVARNLDPRLDMWTTSEPVVREWIERHLGPVGRIEEAGSALSTLGGLAADLPDMALRARRVLNQLEDVTAKGVPLHKDSVSAIGRAEARGNRWSAAALWIIALSLMILAIRGF; encoded by the coding sequence GTGATCGGCAGCCTCGTCCATCTCTTCCGCAACCTGCGCGCCGGCTTCGTCCTGGCGCGGGAGGGCGCCCTCGCGCTGATCGACCCGAACGTCCTGCCGCCTGCGGCCCGGATGGCCCTGCGCCTCGCGCGCCTCATCGAGCGGCGGCAGGCGGGGGACGGCGCGGCGCGGCTTTCCGCGGCCCTGACGCGGCTCGGGCCGTCCTACGTCAAGTTCGGCCAGTTCCTGGCGACGCGGCCCGACATCGTCGGCGTCGCCGCTGCGCGCGACCTCGAGCACCTTCAGGACCGCATGCCGCCGTTTCCGCGAAAGGATGCGGTGCGCATGGTCGAGATCGCCCTCGGCCGCCCCATCGGCGAGCTGTTCCTGGAGTTCAGCGAGCCGATCGCGGCCGCCTCCATCGCCCAGGTCCACAAGGCGGTCATCCGCACGCCGGAAGGGCCGCAGACGGTGGCGGTGAAGGTAGTCCGCCCCGGCGTGCGCGAGGGCTTCGCCCGCGACCTTCAGGCCATGCGCGCCGCCGCGCGCCTCGTCGAGCGGCTCGTGCCCGACGCCAAGCGCCTCAAGCCGGTCGAGGTGGTGGAGGCGCTCGCCCGCTCCGTGGCGGTCGAGATGGACCTGCGCCTCGAGGCGGCCGCCGTCTCGGAGCTCGGGGAGAACACCAGGGACGATCCGGACTTCCGCGTGCCGAAGCCGGAATGGGACCTCACCGCCCGCGACGTGCTGACCATCACCTGGATCGACGGCATCCGCCTCAACGACGTCGCCGGGATCGAGGCGGCGGGCTTCGACCGCGTCGCCCTGGCGCGCACGGTCATCCAGTCCTTCCTGCGCCATGCGATCCGCGACGGCTTCTTCCACGCGGACATGCACCCGGGCAACCTGTTCGTGGATCCGCAGGGGCGCCTCGTCGCGGTGGATTTCGGCATCATGGGCCGCCTCGGCATGAAGGAGCGGCGCTTCCTGGCGGAGATCCTGCTCGGCTTCATCCGCCGCGACTACCTGCGCGTGGCGCGGGTGCATTTCGAGGCGGGCTACGTGCCGCCCCATCATTCGGTCGAGGATTTCGCCCAGGCCCTGCGCGCCATCGGCGAGCCGATCCACGACCGGCGCGCCGACGAGATCTCGATGGCGAAGCTGCTCTCGCTGCTGTTCGAGATCACGGCCCTGTTCGACATGGCGACGCGCATCGAGCTCGTGATGCTGCAGAAGACCATGGTGGTGGTGGAAGGGGTCGCGCGAAATCTCGACCCGCGCCTCGACATGTGGACCACCTCCGAGCCGGTGGTGCGGGAATGGATCGAGCGCCACCTCGGTCCCGTGGGCCGCATCGAGGAGGCGGGCTCCGCCCTGTCCACCCTCGGCGGCCTCGCAGCGGACCTGCCCGACATGGCGCTCCGGGCCAGGCGCGTCCTGAACCAGCTCGAGGACGTGACGGCCAAGGGCGTCCCGCTGCACAAGGACAGCGTGTCCGCGATCGGCCGGGCGGAGGCCCGGGGCAACCGGTGGAGCGCGGCGGCCTTGTGGATCATCGCCCTGTCGCTGATGATCCTCGCGATACGGGGGTTCTGA
- the ubiE gene encoding bifunctional demethylmenaquinone methyltransferase/2-methoxy-6-polyprenyl-1,4-benzoquinol methylase UbiE has translation MSEETTHFGFQSVPLEEKQGRVNEVFHSVAGRYDLMNDLMSGGLHRVWKNALVAMLRPPRNRPFRHLDVAGGTGDVAFRILEAGGPATHVTVLDINGDMLAVGRERAGRAHDGRIDFVEANAEALPFEDKSFDAYTIAFGIRNVPRIDVALREAHRVLRPGGRFLCLEFSKVDVPGLDRIYDAYSFNVIPRLGQLVTGDAESYRYLVESIRRFPPPAAFARMIEQAGFRRVSYRPLTAGVVAIHSGWKI, from the coding sequence ATGAGCGAAGAAACCACCCATTTCGGGTTCCAGTCCGTGCCGCTCGAAGAGAAGCAGGGCCGGGTCAACGAGGTCTTCCATTCCGTCGCGGGCCGGTACGACCTCATGAACGACCTCATGTCCGGCGGACTCCACCGGGTCTGGAAGAACGCCCTGGTCGCCATGCTGCGGCCGCCGCGGAACCGGCCCTTCCGTCACCTCGACGTGGCCGGCGGCACCGGGGACGTGGCCTTCCGCATCCTGGAGGCCGGAGGGCCCGCGACCCATGTGACGGTCCTCGACATCAACGGCGACATGCTGGCGGTCGGCCGGGAGCGGGCGGGGCGCGCCCATGACGGGCGCATCGACTTCGTGGAGGCCAACGCCGAGGCCCTGCCCTTCGAGGACAAATCCTTCGACGCCTACACCATCGCCTTCGGCATCCGGAACGTGCCGCGCATCGACGTCGCCCTGCGCGAGGCGCACCGGGTGCTCAGGCCCGGCGGGCGCTTCCTGTGCCTGGAGTTCTCCAAGGTGGACGTGCCCGGCCTCGACCGGATCTACGACGCCTATTCCTTCAACGTGATCCCCCGCCTCGGCCAGTTGGTCACGGGGGATGCGGAATCCTACCGGTACCTCGTCGAATCGATCCGGCGCTTCCCGCCCCCGGCCGCCTTCGCCCGCATGATCGAGCAGGCCGGCTTCAGGCGCGTCAGCTACCGGCCTCTGACGGCGGGGGTCGTCGCCATCCATTCCGGCTGGAAGATCTGA
- the coaBC gene encoding bifunctional phosphopantothenoylcysteine decarboxylase/phosphopantothenate--cysteine ligase CoaBC produces the protein MTLDGKRILLVIGGGIAAYKSLDLIRRLRERGASVRCIMTAGAQQFVTPLAASAVSGQRTHTDLFDREDEADIGHIRLARDADLVLVAPATANLMAKMAGGHADDLASTVLLATTLPILLAPAMNVRMWLHPATQRNLATLLADGVRVVGPNEGPMAEAETGPGRMAEPLEIVAAVEKLFAPSGPLLGRHVLVTSGPTHEPIDPVRYIANRSSGKQGHAIARAAAEAGARVTLVSGPVDLPDPPGVTTIRVESARDMLRAVEEALPADIGVFAAAVADWRVANAGGQKIKKDAGALPELRLAENPDILATVARRGENRPPLVVGFAAETEHVIEHARRKLAKKGCDLIVANDVSSGTGVMGGDSNTVHLVSAAGVETWPTLSKNEVARRLVAHMAEIMAEMVKGPGE, from the coding sequence ATGACGCTCGACGGCAAACGGATCCTACTCGTCATCGGCGGCGGGATCGCGGCCTACAAGTCCCTCGACCTGATCCGGCGCCTCCGGGAGCGCGGCGCCTCCGTGCGCTGCATCATGACGGCCGGGGCACAGCAATTCGTCACGCCGCTCGCGGCTTCCGCCGTTTCCGGGCAGCGCACGCACACCGACCTGTTCGACCGGGAGGACGAGGCCGATATCGGCCATATCCGCCTCGCCCGCGACGCGGACCTCGTCCTCGTGGCGCCGGCCACGGCCAACCTCATGGCGAAGATGGCCGGCGGCCACGCGGACGATCTCGCCTCGACCGTTCTCCTCGCCACGACCCTGCCGATCCTCCTCGCGCCCGCCATGAACGTGCGCATGTGGCTGCATCCGGCGACGCAGCGGAATCTCGCGACCCTGCTGGCGGACGGCGTGCGCGTCGTCGGGCCGAACGAAGGCCCGATGGCCGAGGCGGAAACCGGGCCGGGGCGGATGGCCGAGCCCCTGGAGATCGTCGCCGCCGTCGAGAAGCTCTTCGCGCCGTCCGGCCCGCTTCTCGGCCGGCATGTGCTCGTCACCTCCGGCCCGACCCACGAACCCATCGACCCGGTGCGCTACATCGCCAACCGCTCCTCCGGCAAGCAGGGCCACGCCATCGCCCGCGCGGCGGCGGAGGCGGGCGCGCGGGTGACGCTGGTCTCCGGTCCCGTGGATCTTCCCGATCCGCCCGGGGTGACCACGATCCGCGTGGAAAGCGCCCGCGACATGCTCCGGGCCGTCGAGGAGGCGCTGCCCGCCGACATCGGCGTCTTCGCCGCCGCCGTGGCCGACTGGCGCGTCGCCAACGCGGGCGGGCAGAAGATCAAGAAGGACGCGGGCGCCCTGCCGGAGCTTCGCCTCGCCGAGAACCCGGACATCCTCGCCACCGTTGCGAGGCGCGGCGAGAACCGTCCTCCGCTCGTGGTCGGCTTCGCGGCGGAAACGGAGCACGTGATCGAGCATGCCCGGCGCAAGCTCGCCAAGAAGGGGTGCGACCTCATCGTCGCCAACGACGTGTCCTCGGGAACCGGCGTGATGGGCGGCGACAGCAACACGGTGCATCTCGTGAGCGCGGCGGGCGTCGAGACCTGGCCGACGCTCTCCAAGAACGAGGTGGCGCGCCGCCTCGTCGCGCACATGGCAGAGATCATGGCAGAGATGGTGAAGGGCCCCGGCGAATGA
- the dut gene encoding dUTP diphosphatase: MTHLLRIRRLAHAADLPLPRYETAGAAGMDLIAANPEEAPLVLAPLARALVPTGLAIQLEPGYEAQVRPRSGLALRHGVTVLNAPGTVDADYRGEVQVLLVNLGRESFTVTRGLRIAQMVIAPVTRVEPVAVEAIDDTPRAGGGFGSTGLQGRGR, encoded by the coding sequence ATGACCCACCTGCTCCGCATCCGGCGGCTCGCCCACGCCGCGGACCTTCCGCTCCCGCGCTACGAGACCGCGGGCGCGGCGGGCATGGACCTGATCGCCGCCAATCCGGAGGAGGCGCCCCTCGTCCTCGCGCCGCTCGCGCGCGCCCTGGTTCCGACCGGACTCGCGATCCAGCTCGAGCCCGGCTACGAGGCGCAGGTCCGCCCGCGCTCGGGCCTCGCCCTCAGGCACGGCGTCACCGTGCTCAATGCGCCGGGAACGGTGGATGCCGATTACCGGGGCGAGGTGCAGGTGCTCCTCGTCAATCTGGGACGGGAGAGCTTCACGGTGACCCGCGGCCTGCGCATCGCCCAGATGGTGATCGCGCCCGTGACCCGGGTCGAGCCGGTGGCGGTGGAGGCCATCGACGACACGCCGCGCGCCGGGGGCGGCTTCGGCTCCACCGGACTTCAGGGGAGGGGACGATGA